The following are encoded in a window of Pseudomonas sp. St316 genomic DNA:
- a CDS encoding copper resistance system multicopper oxidase codes for MQTKSSRRTFVKGLTAGGILGGLGLWRAPVWAVTGPGQPNVLSGTEFDLFIGESPVNFTGNPRTAQTINGGIPGPLLRWREGDTVTLRVRNRLKDTTSIHWHGILLPANMDGVPGLSFKGIEPDGLYVYQFKVRQNGTYWYHSHSGFQEQSGVYGPLVIDAREPEPFQYERDYVVMLTDWTDEDPGNILRKLKKQSDYYNYNKRTVGDFIDDVGKNGWASTVADRKMWAEMKMNPTDLADVSGATYTYLMNGQAPDMNWTGLFKPGERLRLRFINGSAMSYFDVRIPGLKMTVVASDGQYVKPVSVDEFRIAVAETYDVIVEPTQEAYTLFAQSMDRTGYARGTLAARAGLSAPVPPLDPRPLVTMDDMGMGGMDHGSMQGMAGMDDSQMQGMDHSQMQGMDHSQMQGMGDMAGMAGMDHGAMQGMDGMLSHPDTEKDNPLVDMQVMSVKPKLDDPGMGLRNNGRKVLTYSDLRSTFPDPDGREPGRTIELHLTGHMEKFVWSFNGVKFSDAAPLLLKYGERMRIVLINDTMMTHPIHLHGMWSDLEDENGQFMVRKHTIDVPPGAKRSYRVTADALGRWAYHCHLLFHMEMGMFREVRVQE; via the coding sequence ATGCAAACAAAATCTTCCCGGCGAACCTTCGTCAAGGGCCTGACTGCCGGTGGCATCCTCGGCGGCCTGGGCTTGTGGCGCGCGCCTGTCTGGGCGGTCACCGGCCCGGGCCAGCCCAACGTCCTGAGCGGCACCGAGTTCGATCTGTTCATCGGCGAAAGCCCGGTCAACTTCACCGGCAACCCACGTACCGCCCAGACCATCAACGGCGGCATTCCCGGCCCACTGCTGCGCTGGCGTGAAGGCGACACCGTGACCCTGCGGGTGCGCAATCGCTTGAAGGACACCACGTCCATCCACTGGCACGGCATCCTGCTGCCAGCCAACATGGACGGCGTTCCGGGCTTGAGTTTCAAGGGCATCGAACCCGACGGCCTGTACGTGTATCAGTTCAAGGTCCGGCAAAACGGCACCTACTGGTACCACAGCCATTCCGGTTTCCAGGAACAATCCGGGGTCTACGGCCCGCTGGTGATCGACGCCAGGGAACCGGAGCCCTTCCAATACGAACGGGACTATGTGGTGATGCTCACCGACTGGACCGATGAAGACCCCGGCAACATCCTTCGCAAGCTCAAGAAACAGTCGGACTACTACAACTACAACAAACGCACCGTCGGCGACTTCATTGACGATGTGGGCAAGAACGGCTGGGCCAGCACCGTGGCCGATCGCAAGATGTGGGCCGAGATGAAGATGAATCCCACGGACCTGGCCGACGTCAGTGGCGCCACCTACACCTACCTCATGAACGGCCAGGCGCCGGACATGAACTGGACCGGCCTGTTCAAGCCTGGCGAACGTCTTCGCCTGCGTTTTATCAACGGCTCGGCCATGAGCTATTTCGACGTGCGCATTCCCGGCTTGAAGATGACGGTGGTGGCGTCCGACGGCCAATACGTCAAACCGGTGAGCGTTGACGAGTTCCGGATCGCCGTGGCCGAAACCTATGACGTCATCGTCGAACCCACCCAGGAGGCCTACACCCTGTTCGCCCAGTCCATGGACCGCACCGGGTACGCCCGCGGCACCCTCGCGGCCAGGGCCGGGCTGTCGGCGCCAGTGCCGCCCCTGGACCCGCGGCCATTGGTGACCATGGACGACATGGGCATGGGTGGCATGGACCATGGCTCGATGCAGGGCATGGCCGGAATGGACGACAGCCAGATGCAGGGCATGGACCACAGCCAGATGCAAGGTATGGATCATAGCCAGATGCAGGGCATGGGCGACATGGCCGGGATGGCCGGGATGGATCACGGTGCCATGCAAGGCATGGACGGCATGCTGTCGCATCCCGACACCGAGAAAGACAACCCCCTGGTGGACATGCAGGTCATGAGCGTCAAACCCAAGCTCGACGACCCGGGCATGGGGCTGCGCAACAACGGCCGCAAAGTGCTGACCTACTCGGACCTGCGCAGCACCTTTCCCGACCCCGACGGCCGCGAGCCGGGCCGTACGATCGAGCTGCACCTGACCGGGCACATGGAGAAATTCGTCTGGTCGTTCAACGGCGTGAAATTTTCCGACGCCGCGCCGCTGCTGCTCAAGTACGGCGAGCGAATGCGCATCGTGCTGATCAACGACACCATGATGACCCACCCCATCCACCTGCACGGCATGTGGAGCGACCTGGAGGATGAGAACGGCCAGTTCATGGTGCGCAAGCACACCATCGACGTGCCACCGGGCGCCAAGCGCAGCTACCGCGTCACCGCCGATGCCCTCGGGCGCTGGGCGTACCACTGTCACCTGCT